The Oncorhynchus mykiss isolate Arlee chromosome 17, USDA_OmykA_1.1, whole genome shotgun sequence genomic interval ttacaaaataaaaggACCAACACATTTATAAACTAAATCAATTCATTATATCAGTAGTAAGAAAGCTATTGTTTGAAAATGGCATCCAAATTTGGAAAAATACAGACAGCAGAAATGTCCAACTGCACCAACCAAAGTGCCTTTGTTTCTATAATAAGCATTCAACAAAACGCACTATTTTTGCACACTTGCATAAGCctttaaacatttgcaaaaagGATCATTTTAGCACTGTGATTTGATTTAAGTTATCCCCGAGGTGTAGGCCTAGTATACGTGTGTTTTTGTGAGTCTTGAATTTCTGAGAATTTACAGAAAGGGACTAAGCCTATCCTTTTCCGCAATACACTTgtacatacagtaggtctatgtgtAAAGAGAAATTACCATCTAGGATGATGGTTTAGGAagactgtctctttcactgttgaAAGAGACCAAAGGCAATTAAAAGTTCCTTGTGATAGTAAATCAGTAAACCCTGAGTAGTAAATTTGTTTTAGATACAGCAAAATCGTATTTCTCCATTAAGACAAAAAGACAGCATTGTATTATCGTTATACCCTGGATAATAGTTTAATCCATCCCCTAAAAGTCAAAGaaagtttctaaaacagtttttACAAAACTAAATATTTACAAAGCAGTATGAATGATATGACCTTAAGAAAAACTTTTACTGCGTTGGCCAAATGATCTGGAGTTCAGCCCTTCTAGCACTGAGCAGTACTTCAGAATTCAGATACAGTCAAGCTCACAGTGTGAACGTGGCATAACGTTTTAAGTGTAACTCTAGGAAAAAAATATTGGAAGTGGGCGGAATTAAAATAAGTTGGCATTGTTAGACACCTcacttcttctgtttcttctgtttcttTTCCTTCTTGgtcttctctttttctttctctgccttcttcttctcctgtttCTCTGCCTTGTACTTCCATATGGGCGGCTCCAGATGACCCTTgtgcctcttcctcttcttctccttcttagGCGTGGGCTCTCCAGACTTGACTATCTGGATCTTTGGGATGCAGCCAGAGGGGAACACACTGTTCCTGTGGGCCATGTGCCTGGGGATGAAGGTGCGCACCCCGGTGGAAGCTATAGAGATTATGCTGCCCCTGCGCTCTGTGTCCACACAGCAGGACGTGGCGATGGTCTCGGCTGAGTGGATGTGGGGAATGATGGAGGATACGGAGCCATTGCTGTGGCACACAGAGCTCTCCCCCAGCTCCTTCTCTGAATGCTTCTTCGCCAGCTCTGGCACGGCCAGGCGCCTCTTCCCCACTTCAGGGGGGCTGGTGGGGCAGAGGGGCCGGCAGCCGGTGGCCACTAGAGGGCTGTGGATGCTGGTGGTGATACGCACCATGTGGTCCAAGACCCCGTTTTCCTGGGGATCTCGGGGAAAGTTGAAGCCGAAGGTGGACTTGATGCGCTGGGTGATCTTCTGGCTGGCGCTTTTGTTGGCCATGGCCTTGGCCACCAGCACCTTCAGCTCTGGCCATTCGGGGACGTAGCTCTCAGCGAACTGCTCAGCTCTAGGACGCAGGTTGAGGCGGCGGAGGCGGTTCAACGTCTCGTAGCGACCCGTCTTTAGTGCCCAGTCCCGCGCACACTTCTGCTTCGTAGAGTCTACAGCAT includes:
- the LOC110493235 gene encoding photoreceptor ankyrin repeat protein-like, giving the protein MATVKNSVSEDPLLGKGPDEDASEVSLSESESDSGSVLSDDSVLPDYQQEGGSRGTANTLYEACARNNTLALRKVLERGVTKEEVMKVDHNGWTGLMVACYKGFLEIVQHLHHCPYLDINHQDNDGNTALMIASQAGHTITVTYILNYYPGADTEIRDCRGFTALIKAAMQGRDDVVSSLIMAGKQLFSFSAISLPGADLNAVDSTKQKCARDWALKTGRYETLNRLRRLNLRPRAEQFAESYVPEWPELKVLVAKAMANKSASQKITQRIKSTFGFNFPRDPQENGVLDHMVRITTSIHSPLVATGCRPLCPTSPPEVGKRRLAVPELAKKHSEKELGESSVCHSNGSVSSIIPHIHSAETIATSCCVDTERRGSIISIASTGVRTFIPRHMAHRNSVFPSGCIPKIQIVKSGEPTPKKEKKRKRHKGHLEPPIWKYKAEKQEKKKAEKEKEKTKKEKKQKKQKK